A single region of the Nicotiana sylvestris chromosome 6, ASM39365v2, whole genome shotgun sequence genome encodes:
- the LOC104214646 gene encoding probable LRR receptor-like serine/threonine-protein kinase At3g47570, with translation MEESCLNSKWLVLSYFHCSILVMSMAVSSLEFKGDEQVLLDLKVRITNDPFQVMASWNNSLHYCNWTGITCNPSIERVMILDLRSQKLVGSIPSSIGNLTFLTSINLRNNSFYGEIPMEIGNLLQLQHLNLTWNSFTGTIPSNLTYCKQLRSLALEYNRLVGKIPDQLISLSKLNYLGFGSNNLTGSIPSWIGNFSSLRGLSLAINNLQGQIPQDIGRLSNLQIFQVYGNQLNGTIPQSVFNISSLYYFSVTQNLLYGELPSDIGLTLPNLEVFAAAVNNFTGSIPVSLSNASKLSVIELSQNNLTGNVPTSLGQLQWLYRINFEINSLGSNRNEDLRFLDFLVNCTSLQVLSFEDNLLGGELPKTIGNLSTRLEIFGLGYNRIIGSVPAGLGNLVNLTRLSLDNNNFRGSVPESLGKLRHLQGLELNGNKFSGIIPSSFGNLTSLTTLHIEDNELEGNIPPELGQCTSLSVLNLTGNNLVGSIPKELAGLFSLSISLALANNSLTGSLPAEMGKLINLKEMDISHNKLSGEIPSTLSSCVSLYRFIANNNLFRGRIPESLKGLRVLEEIDLSHNNISGGIPEFLGKLPYLRKLDLSFNELEGKVPNEGIFVNESAVSISGNRKLCGGPPNYNFPACPTQKDPASKKHIHSRTKVAIIISVTFLFLLLCSFTACYIVIRKRDLSARFSRERQSEHFDDDEPTLANDPSLAAKITYQDIFKSTNGFSEDNLVGTGSFGSVYKGQFQVFDKVMAVKVLNLRQRGALKSFLDECRVLKSIRHRNLLKIVAACSSIDYQGNDFKCIVFEFMANGSLDDWLHSKSDEQYLNIIQRLNIAIDVASALDYLHNNCQVPIVHCDLKPSNILLDEEMTAHVGDFGLAKFLLKSNESWNKQTSIALKGSIGYIPPEYGSGVSVSTFGDVYSYGIMLLELFTGRRPTDVIFKDGLNIHQYVKTTLPRHVMEIADPALLLAYEENSKKEDNASDLEEKAILEDDEHISQLNASTMIEGCLVSILKIGLLCSSSSPRDRMPISIALDKIHTIKNLYLQSKRRNNSTKKIRCEV, from the exons ATGGAAGAATCTTGTCTGAATTCCAAATGGTTAGTACTATCATACTTCCATTGCTCAATTCTCGTTATGTCTATGGCTGTCTCAAGCTTGGAATTTAAAGGTGATGAACAAGTTTTGTTAGACTTGAAAGTTAGAATAACAAATGATCCATTCCAAGTAATGGCTTCTTGGAATAATTCTCTCCATTACTGCAATTGGACAGGCATAACATGCAACCCCTCCATTGAAAGAGTCATGATTCTTGACTTGAGATCACAAAAACTCGTTGGCTCTATACCGTCTTCTATTGGGAATCTCACGTTTCTCACATCCATAAATCTTAGAAATAATAGCTTCTATGGTGAAATCCCAATGGAAATTGGCAACCTCCTTCAGCTGCAACATCTCAATCTCACTTGGAATTCTTTTACTGGAACCATTCCTTCTAATCTGACTTACTGTAAACAACTTAGATCACTTGCTCTAGAATATAATAGGCTTGTTGGTAAAATACCCGATCAACTCATTTCACTTTCAAAGTTGAATTATTTAGGATTTGGAAGCAACAATCTCACTGGAAGTATCCCATCTTGGATTGGAAACTTTTCGTCGCTTCGTGGTCTTTCCCTTGCCATTAACAATCTTCAAGGACAAATACCTCAAGATATTGGCCGTTTGTCAAACCTGCAAATCTTCCAAGTTTATGGAAATCAGTTGAATGGTACAATTCCTCAATCTGTTTTCAATATTTCCTCTCTTTACTATTTCTCTGTTACTCAAAACTTGCTGTATGGAGAGCTTCCATCAGATATAGGCCTAACTCTTCCAAATCTTGAGGTGTTTGCTGCTGCTGTGAACAACTTCACTGGATCGATTCCCGTTTCTTTATCAAATGCTTCAAAACTTAGTGTTATTGAATTGTCTCAAAATAACCTCACTGGAAATGTTCCTACAAGTTTAGGACAATTACAGTGGTTGTACAGGATCAATTTTGAGATCAATAGTCTTGGGAGCAACAGGAATGAGGATTTGAGGTTTCTTGATTTCTTAGTTAACTGTACAAGTCTTCAAGTTTTAAGCTTTGAGGACAATTTATTGGGCGGCGAACTGCCTAAAACCATCGGTAACCTTTCCACGAGACTTGAAATATTTGGTCTTGGTTATAATAGGATAATTGGTTCTGTTCCTGCTGGACTAGGAAACCTTGTCAATTTGACACGTTTATCGCTTGATAATAACAACTTCAGAGGCAGTGTTCCTGAGTCTTTAGGTAAGCTTCGACACCTACAAGGATTGGAATTGAATGGAAACAAGTTTTCAGGAATTATTCCATCTTCTTTTGGTAACTTGACATCTCTAACAACTTTACACATTGAGGATAATGAACTAGAAGGGAACATACCTCCGGAGCTCGGACAGTGTACCAGTTTATCAGTACTAAACCTTACTGGAAATAATCTTGTTGGTTCCATACCAAAGGAGCTTGCAGGTCTTTTTTCACTTTCAATTTCTTTGGCCTTAGCGAATAATTCTTTGACCGGTTCCTTGCCAGCTGAAATGGGAAAGTTGATAAATCTCAAGGAAATGGATATTTCACATAACAAATTATCAGGTGAAATTCCAAGCACACTCAGCAGCTGTGTCAGTTTATACCGCTTCATCGCGAATAATAACCTGTTTCGAGGAAGAATTCCTGAATCCTTGAAAGGATTAAGAGTTTTAGAAGAAATTGATTTGTCACACAACAACATCTCAGGAGGAATACCAGAGTTTCTTGGCAAACTTCCATATCTTAGGAAGCTTGATCTTTCATTCAATGAACTTGAAGGCAAAGTACCAAACGAAGGGATCTTTGTGAATGAAAGTGCAGTTTCAATTTCAGGGAATCGTAAACTATGTGGAGGTCCTCCAAACTACAATTTTCCTGCATGCCCTACACAAAAAGATCCAGCATCAAAGAAACACATTCATTCAAGGACAAAAGTAGCGATTATTATTTCAGTTACATTTTTATTTCTACTTTTGTGTTCTTTTACTGCTTGCTATATAGTAATTAGGAAGCGAGATCTCAGTGCACGGTTCTCAAGAGAAaggcaatctgaacattttgatgATGACGAACCAACTTTAGCTAATGATCCATCTTTGGCAGCAAAGATAACTTACCAAGATATATTTAAGTCAACCAATGGATTTTCTGAGGATAATCTGGTTGGTACTGGAAGTTTTGGTTCTGTATACAAAGGACAGTTTCAGGTTTTTGATAAAGTTATGGCAGTGAAAGTATTGAACCTACGACAAAGAGGTGCATTGAAAAGCTTTTTGGATGAATGTAGAGTTTTGAAAAGTATAAGGCATCGTAATCTCCTTAAGATCGTAGCTGCTTGTTCAAGCATCGATTACCAAGGTAATGACTTCAAATGCATAGTATTTGAATTCATGGCGAATGGAAGCCTAGATGATTGGTTGCACTCAAAAAGTGATGAGCAATACCTCAACATTATCCAAAGGCTAAACATAGCAATAGATGTTGCTTCAGCACTTGATTATCTCCACAACAATTGCCAAGTACCAATTGTTCACTGTGATTTAAAACCGAGCAACATTCTACTTGATGAAGAGATGACTGCCCATGTTGGTGATTTTGGATTGGCAAAATTCCTCCTCAAGTCAAATGAATCGTGGAATAAACAGACTTCTATTGCACTAAAGGGTTCTATAGGTTATATCCCACCAG AATATGGATCAGGTGTAAGTGTGTCCACTTTTGGAGATGTTTATAGCTATGGTATCATGTTGCTAGAGTTGTTCACTGGTAGAAGGCCAACCGATGTAATATTCAAAGATGGCCTGAATATTCACCAATATGTCAAAACCACTTTGCCTAGACATGTTATGGAGATTGCTGATCCAGCATTGCTTTTAGCATATGAAGAAAACAGCAAAAAAGAGGACAATGCGAGTGATTTGGAAGAAAAGGCAATACTTGAAGATGATGAGCACATATCCCAGCTAAATGCCAGCACTATGATAGAAGGATGCTTGGTTTCAATCTTGAAAATTGGACTTTTATGTTCTAGCTCATCGCCAAGAGATCGGATGCCAATAAGTATAGCTTTGGACAAGATTCATACAATCAAGAATTTATATCTACAATCTAAGAGGAGAAATAATAGTACCAAAAAGATCAGATG CGAAGTTTAA